A genome region from Triticum aestivum cultivar Chinese Spring chromosome 2B, IWGSC CS RefSeq v2.1, whole genome shotgun sequence includes the following:
- the LOC123042336 gene encoding uncharacterized protein — protein sequence MVAEFALRGKEKMAEQEEKPVCPLDSCCEVIRDLWEHFPRYEHDLALLSKMQSISASIDMLRRLEPELDRKLRSMEVKAEEEEISRDDLGCKLRSMELKVDEEEVSKDEETKSESIAVGMVVEGLDAYRSCWESLWRPARSFEDMTLASSMLFTHCTPGRMPRNAIIGSTLQIYSVKVAEIHDIESPLKVYGVVAARDTVDSSRNPIFLRPRNGCQILNLQDRFLHLTGPCRAIVSMNPVDIEIELKLKGAAKSEDRILISKVYNHNGESLGTYLVGDMHCGIELCFQQLKQSIQATISRVRIVERDSSPFPHGGRVACFSLPHEQPEEIVMLDTKGGKMPMGKHRCLELSRKVVSVELEGKLKVMIQAYAPSGEITGGHVLFTPQKCGATKGICHLGETAVEVTVAWSLLPSPKETLPCPLPVDKIC from the exons ATGGTGGCAGAATTTGCACTCCGGGGAAAAGAAAAGATGGCGGAACAGGAAGAGAAGCCCGTTTGCCCATTAGATTCGTGCTGCGAGGTGATCCGTGATCTGTGGGAACACTTCCCAAGATACGAGCATGATCTCGCCCTTCTCTCCAAAATGCAATCAATCTCTGCAAGTATCGATATGCTTCGGAGGCTGGAACCGGAGCTTGACAGAAAACTGAGATCGATGGAGGTGAAGGCTGAGGAGGAGGAGATCAGCAGGGATGATCTTGGTTGCAAACTGAGATCGATGGAGCTGAAGGTTGATGAGGAGGAGGTGAGCAAGGATGAAGAAACAAAATCTGAATCAATAGCAGTCGGGATGGTGGTCGAGGGATTGGATGCCTACCGTAGCTGCTGGGAGTCGTTATGGCGCCCTGCGAGGAGTTTTGAGGACATGA CGTTAGCGAGTTCCATGCTCTTTACACACTGCACACCAGGCCGTATGCCAAGAAATGCCATCATTGGGAGCACCTTGCAGATCTACTCTGTTAAGGTTGCAGAAATACACGACATTGAGAGCCCCCTGAAGGTGTATGGTGTGGTTGCTGCCCGAGACACCGTGGACAGCAGTCGTAACCCAATCTTCCTTCGTCCAAGAAATGGCTGTCAAATCCTTAATCTGCAA GATCGCTTTCTACACTTAACTGGCCCATGTCGTGCAATTGTGTCTATGAACCCTGTTGACATTGAGATAGAGCTGAAACTAAAGGGCGCAGCCAAGTCCGAGGACAGGATATTGATCAGCAAAGTTTACAACCACAATGGTGAAAGTTTAGGTACCTATCTCGTCGGCGACATGCATTGTGGGATAGAATTATGCTTTCAGCAACTTAAGCAGTCCATTCAGGCCACAATCTCGCGTGTTCGGATTGTTGAAAGGGACTCATCACCTTTTCCGCATGGTGGCCGAGTTGCATGCTTCTCGCTGCCTCACGAGCAACCCGAGGAAATTGTGATGCTTGACACAAAAGGTGGAAAAATGCCGATGGGGAAACACCGTTGTCTTGAGCTGTCCAGAAAGGTTGTCTCTGTAGAATTAGAAGGGAAGCTCAAAGTTATGATTCAAGCATATGCACCATCTGGTGAAATTACTGGTGGTCATGTCCTCTTCACACCACAAAAGTGCGGCGCAACTAAAGGTATCTGTCATCTTGGTGAAACTGCGGTGGAGGTTACCGTTGCTTGGTCGCTCCTCCCCTCGCCGAAAGAGACCTTACCTTGTCCATTGCCTGTAGACAAGATTTGCTAG
- the LOC123042337 gene encoding uncharacterized protein, with protein MIGRHAEEEEEQEQVYGMPQKSLDESHMDHLQDEMKKLLRSSSTNERDAVRSWLKSERCLRALSQLQSISARIDDLRRSNPGLDHELKLMLRPSKHESDSAEEEGLFAARRSMWELINANKFEELTSLTSMLFTSCTPGRMPWYAVDQLSLQIYSIKITEITDLEWPLVVYGIVAARDTVDSCRNPLFLCPRDEWQCITQQDPFLRLTGPTRAILCEDTVSFEIQLKLKGRAESEDRTFISDILSHDANAGGRFSTLNVSNHFCKMELCVERFKGSVQATILDVHIVEHGSPPFPHGGRVVCSSLPRGVHEVNWPSSRQIVLLDSADGRRFTDEHGYIDLQRNVVSAELRGELIVCIKAYSSCGDICGDVHFTPKKCNFSKERIVLGEMEVEVTVAWSLMVDDDVTIQASGHVDPFGMCPALHPSLLREMDWSVY; from the exons ATGATCGGTCGCCacgccgaagaggaggaggagcaggagcaggtGTATGGGATGCCCCAAAAATCACTTGACGAGTCGCACATGGATCATCTCCAAGACGAGATGAAGAAATTGCTGCGATCTTCCTCGACCAACGAGAGGGATGCAGTGAGATCCTGGCTCAAGTCTGAGCGCTGCCTGCGCGCACTCTCCCAGCTACAGTCTATCTCCGCACGCATCGATGATCTCCGCAGGTCGAACCCAGGCCTCGATCATGAACTGAAATTGATGCTGAGACCTTCTAAGCATGAATCAGACTCCGCGGAGGAGGAGGGGCTGTTCGCTGCCCGCCGTAGCATGTGGGAATTGATCAACGCCAACAAGTTTGAGGAATTGA CATCACTGACTTCCATGCTCTTTACAAGCTGCACACCTGGACGCATGCCATGGTACGCTGTTGACCAACTGAGCTTGCAGATCTACTCAATCAAGATTACAGAAATTACTGATCTCGAGTGGCCACTAGTGGTTTATGGAATTGTTGCAGCCCGAGACACCGTGGACAGCTGCCGAAACCCTCTGTTCCTTTGTCCAAGAGATGAGTGGCAGTGCATCACTCAACAG GATCCCTTTTTGCGCTTGACTGGCCCAACTCGTGCAATTTTGTGTGAAGACACTGTTTCTTTTGAAATCCAACTAAAATTAAAGGGCAGAGCAGAGTCTGAAGATAGAACATTCATCAGTGATATATTGTCTCATGATGCGAATGCTGGTGGTCGGTTTTCTACCCTGAATGTCAGCAACCACTTTTGCAAGATGGAGCTTTGCGTTGAGCGATTTAAGGGGTCAGTCCAGGCAACTATCTTGGATGTTCATATCGTTGAACATGGATCACCGCCTTTTCCACATGGCGGCCGAGTTGTCTGCTCCTCGCTGCCTCGTGGTGTACATGAAGTCAATTGGCCCTCATCTAGGCAAATTGTGTTGCTTGATTCAGCTGATGGGAGAAGGTTTACAGATGAGCATGGTTATATTGATCTGCAGAGGAATGTTGTTTCTGCTGAATTAAGAGGAGAATTGATTGTTTGTATCAAGGCCTACTCGTCATGTGGTGACATATGTGGTGATGTTCATTTTACACCCAAGAAGTGCAATTTTAGTAAAGAGAGAATTGTCCTTGGGGAGATGGAGGTCGAGGTTACAGTGGCTTGGTCTCTAATGGTTGACGATGATGTGACTATCCAGGCAAGTGGCCATGTGGACCCATTTGGGATGTGTCCAGCTCTACACCCCTCTCTGTTGAGAGAAATGGATTGGTCTGTTTATTAG